Sequence from the Hyalangium minutum genome:
GCCCGGATACGCAACCGCGAGATCGGCTTCGTCTTCCAGAGCTTCAACCTGCTGCCCCGCGCCTCCGCGCTGGACAATGTGGCGCTGCCGCTCGTCTACGCGGGCGTGAGGAAGAGCATCCGCCGCGAGCGGGCCGCCGTGCTGCTCGACAAGGTGGGCCTCGGGGCGCGCAAGGACCACCGCCCCAACGAGATGTCCGGCGGCCAGCGCCAGCGCGTGGCCATTGCCCGGGCCCTCGTCACCCAGCCCGCACTGCTGCTGGCGGACGAGCCCACCGGAGCGCTCGACAGCAAGACCGGCGAGGAGATCATGGCGCTCTTCGGTGAACTCCATGCCCAGGGACAGACCTTGATGCTCGTTACCCATGAATCCGACATTGCCGAGCACGCCAAGCGCGTCCTCTTTCTCAAGGACGGCGTGATCGAGCGGGATGACCGGAAGAAAGACTGAACGGGAGAGGCGCTCGTGAACTGGAAGAAGGTGGTCCTCATCCTCGGAGTGCTGGCCCTCGTGGGAGCGGGCGTGTACTTCGTGCGCGGCCAGGCCGCGGCGAAGACGCCTCAGCGCGAGCTGCCCACCGCCGAGGCCAAGCGCATGGACATG
This genomic interval carries:
- a CDS encoding ABC transporter ATP-binding protein, whose translation is MGSEEVHALRGVNLEIRRNEYVAVMGPSGSGKSTFMNLIGCLDIPSGGQYWLNGQPVAGLSEEALARIRNREIGFVFQSFNLLPRASALDNVALPLVYAGVRKSIRRERAAVLLDKVGLGARKDHRPNEMSGGQRQRVAIARALVTQPALLLADEPTGALDSKTGEEIMALFGELHAQGQTLMLVTHESDIAEHAKRVLFLKDGVIERDDRKKD